The following coding sequences lie in one Nitrososphaerota archaeon genomic window:
- a CDS encoding metallophosphoesterase, translating into MKSTQIEELLSEVEKIFSREEQLLEINTKKAAIVGDTHGDLETTMKVIENFLEKGDIVIFLGDYVDRGPYQIENINYLLEKKVNFPNKLFLLRGNHETPSMNLYYGFYSNVISKYSIEIYNHYVRVFSLLPYVAIINNKIFCVHGGIAENLSNLEQIKKIPKGEIDPSSSLIIQILWNDPREGIEGFKPSIRGPGIKFFGENVLKDFLKRNNLKIMVRSHEPPIKGYKLQFNKKLLTIFSCRYYGIKPKAAVYYFPLKFSIIKIP; encoded by the coding sequence ATGAAAAGTACACAAATTGAGGAATTATTATCTGAAGTTGAAAAAATTTTTTCAAGAGAAGAGCAATTGCTAGAAATTAATACTAAAAAAGCTGCAATTGTTGGCGACACTCATGGAGATTTGGAAACAACAATGAAAGTAATTGAAAATTTTCTAGAAAAAGGAGATATTGTAATTTTTTTAGGAGATTATGTTGATAGAGGGCCATATCAAATAGAGAATATAAATTATCTTTTAGAAAAAAAGGTTAATTTCCCAAATAAGCTTTTTTTATTAAGAGGGAATCATGAAACTCCTTCGATGAATCTTTATTATGGTTTTTATTCCAATGTTATTTCAAAATATTCAATTGAAATCTATAATCATTATGTTAGAGTTTTTTCTTTATTACCCTATGTAGCTATTATAAATAATAAAATATTTTGCGTGCATGGAGGAATAGCTGAAAATTTATCAAATTTAGAACAAATAAAAAAAATTCCAAAAGGAGAAATAGATCCTTCTTCATCTTTAATAATTCAAATATTATGGAATGACCCAAGAGAAGGTATTGAGGGATTTAAACCAAGTATTAGAGGTCCCGGAATAAAGTTTTTTGGGGAAAATGTTTTAAAAGATTTTTTGAAAAGAAATAATTTAAAAATAATGGTTAGAAGCCATGAACCTCCAATTAAAGGATATAAACTTCAATTTAATAAAAAGCTTTTAACAATTTTTAGCTGTAGATATTATGGAATAAAACCTAAGGCAGCAGTATACTATTTTCCATTAAAATTTTCTATTATTAAAATTCCTTAA
- a CDS encoding C-GCAxxG-C-C family protein, whose product MSISEILEKIEKTAYEYDKVYHGCSQCTLKAIQEHLNLGNGEAFKAASALAGGIARMGETCGALLGAIMAIGLAYGREKLEVTFSSINYQKAMKVAMKLYQKFEEEFGSTKCRDIQRTLFGRSFNLNNPKDLEEFIKISAYEKCAKVVGKTARIVAEIILTSRDE is encoded by the coding sequence ATGTCTATCTCTGAAATTTTAGAAAAAATAGAAAAAACTGCCTATGAATATGATAAAGTCTACCATGGATGTTCTCAATGTACATTGAAAGCTATTCAAGAGCATCTTAATTTAGGTAATGGAGAAGCATTCAAAGCAGCAAGTGCTCTTGCTGGAGGTATTGCAAGAATGGGAGAAACCTGTGGAGCGTTATTAGGTGCAATAATGGCTATAGGTTTAGCATATGGTAGAGAAAAATTAGAAGTTACATTCTCTTCAATTAATTATCAAAAAGCTATGAAAGTTGCAATGAAACTTTATCAAAAATTTGAAGAAGAATTTGGTAGTACTAAATGTAGAGATATTCAAAGAACTCTATTTGGAAGATCTTTTAACCTTAATAATCCAAAGGATCTTGAAGAATTTATAAAGATTAGTGCTTATGAAAAATGCGCAAAAGTTGTTGGAAAAACTGCAAGAATCGTAGCTGAAATAATCCTAACCAGCAGAGATGAATAA
- the thiW gene encoding energy coupling factor transporter S component ThiW codes for MSKTIYIKKLTLSSILSVLALIISPFSWFAWGPTKAFPGQHLVNVIAGIILGPAYAIFIATIVGTIRVMFGIGTLFAYPGGIPGGFIVGLSYKFLRKIITKRKAIIIASLTEPIGTVLIGGTISWYIFDPLLGSILYSKFLSLLPFYFGWILSSISGCLLGMIITLTLDKIGIIKLIFKET; via the coding sequence ATGTCTAAAACAATTTATATTAAAAAATTAACACTCTCCTCTATTCTGTCAGTTTTAGCTTTAATTATATCGCCATTTTCATGGTTTGCTTGGGGGCCAACAAAGGCTTTTCCTGGGCAGCATCTTGTGAATGTGATAGCTGGCATAATATTAGGACCAGCATATGCGATTTTCATCGCAACAATTGTTGGTACTATAAGGGTCATGTTTGGCATAGGCACACTCTTCGCTTATCCTGGAGGAATTCCCGGTGGGTTTATAGTTGGTTTATCTTATAAATTTTTAAGGAAAATCATTACTAAAAGGAAAGCGATAATAATAGCTTCATTAACTGAGCCAATAGGAACAGTGCTTATTGGTGGTACTATTTCTTGGTACATTTTTGATCCATTACTAGGAAGTATATTATATAGTAAATTTTTATCGCTTTTGCCATTTTATTTTGGATGGATTTTAAGTTCAATTAGTGGTTGCTTATTAGGAATGATTATAACCCTCACTCTCGATAAAATTGGAATAATAAAATTAATATTTAAGGAAACATGA
- a CDS encoding deoxyhypusine synthase — MKNNKFLKKKVKAIEVKNPKSISQLLSEMSQTGFQGRKLGEVVEVWEEMIRDPNVTIFMGYAGSMSTTGQWKIINWLIENRFIDILVPTGANISEDIVEAMGYSYWQGSHLVDDKELLKAGINRYYDIFGKEEDYMKMTELIAEFYVSSLKENKPYSSRELLFLFGKWLLERKIMSIVATAAKYKVPIFCPAIVDSPYGDAGLIAKSKGFNLIIDNMKDYIEFMSLGEKVKDTGVIYIGGGVPKDFIQLFAVTSNLLYSERKIPGKETEAIFRTKEGKLIETYYPHKYAIQITTDSSQWGGLSGCTFEEATSWGKKSAKGKHAQCFCDATIALPIVVHALAERVKKREKYPDFSWLFKNLE, encoded by the coding sequence ATGAAAAATAATAAATTTTTGAAGAAGAAAGTTAAAGCAATAGAAGTAAAAAATCCAAAATCGATTTCTCAACTTCTTTCAGAAATGTCACAAACAGGATTTCAAGGAAGAAAGTTAGGCGAAGTAGTGGAAGTTTGGGAAGAAATGATCAGAGACCCTAATGTTACAATTTTTATGGGTTATGCAGGATCGATGAGTACAACTGGACAATGGAAAATTATTAATTGGCTAATTGAGAATCGCTTTATAGATATACTAGTTCCTACTGGAGCAAATATCTCCGAAGATATTGTCGAAGCAATGGGCTATAGTTATTGGCAAGGATCACATTTAGTTGATGATAAAGAATTGTTAAAAGCTGGAATTAATCGTTACTATGACATTTTTGGAAAAGAAGAAGATTATATGAAGATGACAGAACTTATAGCAGAATTTTATGTTTCTTCTCTTAAAGAAAATAAGCCATATTCTTCAAGAGAGCTTTTATTTTTGTTTGGAAAATGGTTACTTGAAAGAAAAATAATGAGCATAGTAGCTACTGCTGCTAAATATAAAGTTCCAATTTTTTGTCCAGCAATAGTTGATTCACCTTATGGGGATGCTGGATTAATTGCTAAAAGCAAAGGATTTAATTTAATTATTGATAATATGAAAGATTATATAGAATTCATGAGTTTAGGGGAAAAAGTAAAAGATACCGGAGTAATATATATTGGTGGAGGAGTACCGAAAGATTTTATCCAACTTTTTGCTGTAACTTCTAATCTTTTATATTCAGAAAGGAAAATTCCTGGGAAAGAGACAGAAGCTATATTTAGAACAAAAGAAGGTAAGCTAATAGAAACTTATTATCCTCATAAATATGCAATTCAAATTACTACTGATTCCTCACAATGGGGTGGATTATCTGGTTGCACTTTTGAAGAAGCTACAAGTTGGGGTAAAAAATCAGCAAAAGGAAAGCATGCTCAATGTTTTTGTGATGCAACTATAGCTTTGCCTATTGTAGTTCATGCTTTAGCAGAAAGAGTTAAAAAAAGAGAAAAATATCCAGATTTTTCATGGTTATTTAAAAATTTAGAATAA
- a CDS encoding cytosine permease: MKNKFFKIRFPPEWGIEPVPENMKILRFIDISILWFSLAIGLLVIQAGAFLTMFPEYGGFGLNIFEAFLVSLVGSLIGSFILALVGFIGSKYGITSMVSLRPSFGLFGSYLPSILNVIQLIGWTIFEFIIMGEAAISISKEFIGPFTKYLWITFFAILVYLMTVYGPLIVVRRWLEKFAIWFAIIGGAFLTYQLLSIKSLTIQSSSNVQFNTILLALDLVIAMPISWLPLVSDYNRFSKNTKEGFLGTFISYTIANTWFYLIGAILAIAYPGQSITYSMALVFFGLLALLVILIDEPDNAFADVYSATLSIQNVFPKQKQWKIALIITILSLILAYSIPIIQYEHFLLLIGASFVPIFGILISDYFILNKSNYRKELFYKTNLKINLKAIVSWIVGFLTYYYFAYINIIIGATIPSLIITLLFYSILNYFRR, translated from the coding sequence ATGAAAAATAAATTTTTTAAAATAAGATTTCCACCCGAATGGGGGATTGAACCAGTACCGGAAAATATGAAAATACTTAGATTTATCGATATTTCAATTCTTTGGTTTAGTTTAGCTATAGGGCTTTTAGTAATTCAAGCAGGGGCTTTTCTTACGATGTTTCCTGAATATGGAGGTTTTGGCTTAAATATTTTTGAAGCATTTTTAGTATCATTAGTAGGTTCTTTAATTGGAAGTTTTATATTAGCATTAGTAGGTTTTATTGGAAGTAAGTATGGCATTACTTCAATGGTTAGTTTAAGACCTTCTTTTGGTCTTTTTGGTTCTTACCTTCCATCTATTTTAAATGTAATTCAATTAATTGGATGGACAATTTTTGAATTTATTATTATGGGTGAAGCTGCAATAAGTATTTCTAAGGAATTTATTGGCCCATTTACAAAATATTTATGGATTACATTTTTTGCAATTCTTGTTTATTTAATGACAGTTTATGGACCACTTATTGTAGTAAGAAGATGGCTTGAAAAATTTGCAATATGGTTTGCAATAATTGGAGGAGCATTTCTCACTTATCAATTATTAAGTATAAAATCTTTAACAATTCAATCTTCAAGCAATGTTCAATTTAATACGATTTTATTAGCTTTAGATTTAGTTATAGCTATGCCTATATCCTGGCTCCCACTTGTTTCTGATTATAATAGATTTTCAAAGAATACGAAAGAAGGGTTTCTTGGAACATTTATAAGTTATACTATAGCGAATACATGGTTTTATTTAATAGGTGCAATATTAGCAATAGCTTATCCTGGACAATCGATTACTTATTCGATGGCTTTAGTATTTTTTGGATTGTTAGCTCTTCTTGTAATACTTATAGATGAACCTGATAATGCCTTTGCTGATGTTTATTCAGCAACTCTTTCAATTCAAAATGTTTTTCCAAAACAAAAACAATGGAAAATTGCTTTAATTATTACAATACTCAGTTTAATACTTGCATATTCTATTCCAATAATTCAATATGAACATTTCCTCTTATTAATTGGTGCATCGTTTGTACCAATATTTGGTATATTAATTTCAGATTATTTCATCTTAAATAAATCTAATTATAGAAAAGAACTTTTTTATAAAACAAATTTAAAAATTAACTTAAAAGCAATAGTATCATGGATAGTGGGTTTCTTAACATATTATTACTTTGCATATATAAACATAATAATTGGTGCAACTATTCCTTCTCTCATAATTACACTCTTATTTTATTCAATTCTAAATTATTTTAGGAGGTAA
- a CDS encoding thiamine-phosphate synthase family protein, which produces MNPPDEIMVKFFLPNIRGLLAHKFKEKNFSQCKIAQFLGVSQASISYMFSKNQEYFYLNLKKIGLNENEIKNLIDLIIEDCIARGSMEGFYTLYSFWKNFLSSGKLCEFHKRMFPTLNNCDLCIILFKKEEIDGEKQRILKELEKAITLIENDPYFTLIMPEVAVNIVMAIENAKTKFDVAAIPGRIVKVKNKAKALMKPEFGASNHMAKVLLLVMSFNPSIKAAINIKYDSKIESIIKNMGIKYAFTSIKNKINVLEKESIILNSIASILKKNKVCDIIIDKGGYGIEPITYIFGKDAVSVAKIAIEIAKRYSEILINLSSI; this is translated from the coding sequence ATGAACCCGCCTGATGAAATAATGGTAAAATTTTTCCTCCCTAATATTAGAGGGTTATTAGCTCATAAATTTAAAGAAAAAAATTTTAGTCAATGTAAAATAGCGCAATTTCTTGGCGTATCTCAAGCATCTATAAGCTATATGTTTTCAAAAAATCAAGAATATTTTTACTTAAATCTTAAAAAAATTGGTTTAAATGAAAATGAAATTAAGAATCTTATTGATTTAATAATTGAAGATTGTATTGCAAGAGGTTCTATGGAGGGATTTTATACTTTATATTCTTTTTGGAAAAATTTCCTTTCTTCTGGAAAATTATGCGAATTTCATAAACGTATGTTTCCTACGCTTAATAATTGTGATTTATGTATTATACTTTTTAAAAAAGAAGAAATTGATGGTGAAAAACAAAGAATATTAAAAGAATTGGAAAAAGCAATTACATTAATAGAAAATGATCCTTATTTTACTTTAATTATGCCTGAAGTGGCTGTTAATATTGTAATGGCTATAGAGAATGCTAAAACAAAATTTGATGTTGCTGCAATACCTGGAAGAATAGTCAAAGTAAAAAATAAAGCTAAAGCTTTAATGAAGCCTGAGTTTGGTGCATCAAACCATATGGCCAAAGTTCTTCTTTTAGTAATGAGTTTTAATCCTTCTATTAAAGCTGCAATAAATATAAAATATGATTCTAAAATTGAAAGTATAATAAAAAATATGGGAATAAAATATGCTTTTACTTCAATAAAAAATAAAATCAATGTTTTAGAAAAAGAAAGTATCATATTAAATTCTATAGCTTCTATATTAAAAAAGAATAAAGTTTGCGATATAATTATTGATAAAGGCGGTTATGGAATAGAGCCTATAACATATATATTTGGTAAAGATGCAGTAAGTGTAGCAAAAATTGCTATAGAAATAGCTAAACGATATTCTGAAATACTTATTAATTTGTCTTCTATTTAG
- a CDS encoding TIGR00269 family protein yields the protein MSLKCTICKSSKPVFKRAYSGEVLCEKCFSKTFIKRVIKTISRYNMLQYNDKIGVAVSGGKDSLTLLHILYKIEKRFPQSQLFAITIDEGIEGYREESLKIVVDNCKKLGIKHIVSSFKEAYGASLDEMIKISHEKNIFISPCTLCGILRRRLLFHIAKNLNLDVLATAHTLDDIVQTYFLNMLRGDINIFRKISNEKPKLITPFRLTPEKEVAFYAYLKGYYLQSTLCKYAYSSARNFVRNFLNQYETNYPGALFTALHTFEKFEISKEEESKKEKCIVCGEKSSKKMCRVCEVLSKLGLRPNF from the coding sequence ATGAGTTTAAAATGTACAATTTGTAAATCTTCTAAGCCAGTTTTTAAAAGAGCTTATTCAGGAGAAGTACTTTGTGAGAAATGTTTCTCAAAGACTTTTATTAAAAGAGTTATAAAAACGATATCTCGTTACAATATGCTTCAATATAATGATAAAATTGGTGTTGCAGTTTCAGGTGGAAAAGATAGCCTAACATTGCTTCATATTCTTTATAAAATAGAGAAGAGGTTTCCACAATCGCAATTATTTGCTATAACAATAGATGAAGGCATAGAAGGATATAGAGAAGAGTCGTTAAAAATAGTTGTTGATAACTGTAAAAAACTTGGAATAAAACATATAGTATCTTCTTTTAAAGAAGCTTACGGTGCTTCTCTTGATGAAATGATCAAAATTTCTCATGAAAAAAATATTTTCATTTCTCCATGCACATTATGTGGTATTCTTAGAAGACGTTTACTTTTTCATATAGCAAAAAATCTTAATTTAGACGTATTAGCTACAGCGCATACTTTGGACGATATCGTACAAACTTATTTTTTAAATATGTTAAGAGGAGACATAAACATTTTTAGAAAAATAAGTAATGAAAAACCTAAACTTATAACTCCTTTTAGATTAACGCCAGAAAAAGAGGTAGCATTTTATGCTTATTTAAAAGGATATTATCTGCAAAGTACTCTTTGTAAATATGCATACTCCTCTGCTAGAAATTTTGTAAGGAATTTTTTAAATCAATATGAGACTAATTATCCAGGAGCATTATTCACAGCTTTACATACTTTTGAAAAATTTGAGATAAGTAAGGAAGAAGAAAGCAAGAAAGAAAAGTGTATAGTATGTGGAGAAAAAAGTAGTAAAAAAATGTGTAGAGTATGTGAAGTTTTATCTAAACTTGGTCTAAGGCCCAATTTTTAA
- a CDS encoding transporter substrate-binding domain-containing protein → MVAKYIVAIGLIIGLAVAFVIGVYVSPFILPKKGPEDEVWARVVKNGKIVIGSSPDWPPYEYLEGGKFTGFEVELAEMVAERLGLKVEWKAMGFDLIIPEIEAKTIDLGVSGFSVTPERLEKVQFIMPHSITEGQVIMLKSKATEIGITKLMSLEQLKEYNLICGVQVGTTQQDELKDLINAGKLPASAMRTYEDYLAALDDMKRGAIQCIYAESPITSWWMLEAEKRGEEAMIVVYRRPYWPVAWVAHADADILVAKINGALAELISEGKVEELKIKWHCT, encoded by the coding sequence ATGGTAGCAAAATATATCGTAGCTATAGGGTTAATTATAGGATTAGCTGTAGCTTTCGTAATTGGCGTTTACGTAAGCCCATTTATACTTCCAAAAAAAGGGCCAGAAGATGAAGTTTGGGCTAGAGTTGTGAAAAATGGTAAAATAGTAATAGGCAGTTCTCCCGATTGGCCTCCTTATGAATATCTAGAAGGCGGAAAGTTCACTGGTTTTGAAGTTGAACTAGCAGAAATGGTTGCTGAACGATTGGGTCTTAAAGTAGAATGGAAAGCAATGGGTTTTGATTTAATAATACCAGAAATTGAGGCGAAAACAATAGATTTAGGAGTTAGTGGTTTTTCTGTTACTCCTGAAAGACTTGAAAAAGTACAATTTATTATGCCCCATAGTATAACAGAAGGTCAAGTGATAATGTTAAAAAGCAAAGCTACCGAAATAGGCATAACTAAACTTATGTCTCTAGAACAATTAAAAGAATATAATTTAATATGCGGAGTTCAAGTAGGCACAACACAACAAGATGAGCTGAAAGATTTAATAAATGCCGGGAAATTGCCAGCTAGCGCTATGAGAACTTATGAAGATTACCTAGCCGCACTTGATGATATGAAGAGAGGGGCAATTCAATGCATTTATGCAGAGTCTCCAATAACATCATGGTGGATGCTTGAAGCAGAAAAAAGAGGAGAAGAAGCAATGATTGTAGTTTATAGAAGACCATATTGGCCAGTAGCTTGGGTTGCACATGCAGATGCTGATATTCTTGTTGCAAAAATAAATGGTGCACTTGCAGAATTAATATCTGAAGGAAAAGTAGAAGAATTAAAAATTAAATGGCATTGCACATAA
- a CDS encoding amino acid ABC transporter permease, whose protein sequence is MTPIEELLYILEGVPTTLAISILSFLFGLILGIPLAFLREYMGKSLRILVDIYEKFFRTVPELVLMLFFYLGLGLSLGISLFKDAFFSATFVLGLRSGANQSQIFRGAIRGIGETQMLVARSLGLSKLQAIFYVIIPQTFIIATPGLGSEYALLVKDSAYSFILGVIDMMKKADIIRKTTLDMVFPYIATAFLYIILTFPIAIYLDKWGGRKKKQLGL, encoded by the coding sequence ATGACTCCAATAGAAGAATTGCTATATATACTAGAAGGGGTACCTACAACTCTTGCTATATCCATCCTTTCTTTTCTATTTGGACTTATTTTAGGAATACCTCTTGCTTTTTTAAGAGAATATATGGGAAAATCTTTAAGAATATTAGTAGATATATATGAGAAATTTTTTAGAACAGTACCTGAATTAGTTCTCATGCTTTTCTTTTATCTTGGATTAGGATTAAGTCTTGGTATAAGTTTATTTAAGGATGCATTTTTCTCAGCAACCTTTGTTTTAGGATTAAGAAGTGGTGCAAATCAATCTCAAATTTTCAGAGGAGCAATAAGAGGCATAGGAGAAACTCAAATGTTAGTTGCAAGATCATTAGGGCTCTCTAAATTGCAAGCCATATTTTATGTAATAATTCCTCAAACTTTTATTATTGCAACACCAGGTTTAGGTAGTGAATATGCACTTTTAGTAAAAGATTCTGCATACTCATTCATTCTTGGAGTAATAGATATGATGAAAAAAGCAGATATTATAAGGAAAACAACTCTCGATATGGTTTTTCCATATATTGCAACAGCATTTTTATATATAATATTAACTTTCCCAATAGCAATATACTTAGATAAGTGGGGAGGCAGAAAAAAGAAGCAATTAGGACTATAG
- the nth gene encoding endonuclease III, giving the protein MKKYWNKKKFIKILKTLKEEYRYALPLHIEYGEPFKILIGCILSQRTKDEITDEAYNRLFSKFKNIESIAITNTNEIIELIKPVGFYKQKAERIKKICNILLEKYDGKIPSNREELMELPGVGNKTADIVLSYGFGKPEIAIDTHVECIAKRLGIVKEKADYIEIKKALEILTPINMRKFVNIIFVIHGKKICQKRKPKCGICSIKEYCKWFKEKKN; this is encoded by the coding sequence ATGAAAAAATATTGGAATAAAAAGAAATTCATAAAAATTTTGAAAACACTTAAAGAAGAATATAGATATGCTCTTCCATTACATATAGAATATGGGGAACCATTTAAAATTCTTATTGGCTGCATTCTAAGTCAAAGAACTAAAGATGAAATAACAGATGAAGCTTATAATCGTTTATTTTCAAAATTTAAAAATATAGAAAGTATAGCTATTACAAATACAAATGAAATAATAGAATTAATAAAACCTGTTGGTTTTTATAAACAAAAAGCAGAAAGAATTAAAAAAATTTGCAACATTCTTTTAGAAAAATATGATGGCAAAATTCCAAGTAATAGGGAAGAGTTAATGGAATTGCCAGGTGTAGGAAATAAAACGGCAGATATAGTATTATCTTACGGTTTTGGAAAACCGGAAATAGCTATAGATACTCATGTTGAATGTATAGCAAAAAGATTAGGAATAGTAAAAGAAAAAGCTGATTATATTGAAATAAAAAAAGCTTTAGAAATTTTAACTCCAATTAATATGAGAAAATTTGTTAATATAATATTTGTAATTCATGGGAAAAAAATATGCCAAAAAAGAAAGCCAAAATGTGGTATATGTTCTATAAAAGAATATTGCAAATGGTTTAAAGAAAAAAAGAATTAA
- a CDS encoding bifunctional hydroxymethylpyrimidine kinase/phosphomethylpyrimidine kinase, with product MSKNKIPVAMTIAGSDSGGGAGIEADLKTFVALNVHGTVALTAITAQNTYGVFAIQDVNLDVIEKQIDVVAEDIGIDAAKTGMLHRVEVIELVAKKVEQYDFPLIVDPVMIAKSGARLLKIEAEEAMKKVLTPIAKVITPNAMEAEVLSGIEIKTIEDMKKAAKKIAELGPKAVVIKGGHIESGDKAIDIVYVNGEIKEFINKKIETKNTHGTGCSFSAAITAEIAKGKSIIEAIKTAKEFITIAIEYGLPIGKGFGPVNPSAWIQIPAEKYLILENLSKAIELLESHKEVLKLIPEVQSNIVMALPKPYAKTIKDVAGIPGRIVKFKDRVKAVGNPEFEASSHVARILLKVMEYDQNIRAAMNIKYSQEILEACKKLGFTISFFDRKEEPMEIKSIEGATLQWGVEDAIKKIGKVPDIIYDLGEVGKEPMIRIFDKDAISVAKKVIAIAMELK from the coding sequence ATGAGTAAAAATAAAATTCCGGTTGCTATGACTATAGCAGGAAGCGATTCTGGTGGTGGTGCTGGAATAGAAGCAGATTTGAAAACTTTTGTAGCTCTCAATGTTCATGGAACTGTTGCGCTTACCGCTATTACCGCTCAAAATACTTATGGAGTTTTTGCAATACAAGATGTTAATTTGGATGTGATAGAAAAACAAATAGATGTTGTAGCTGAAGATATTGGAATAGATGCTGCTAAAACTGGAATGTTACATAGAGTAGAAGTAATCGAGCTTGTAGCAAAGAAAGTTGAACAATATGATTTTCCACTCATAGTCGATCCAGTAATGATAGCAAAAAGTGGGGCTCGTCTTTTGAAAATTGAAGCTGAAGAAGCTATGAAGAAAGTATTAACACCAATCGCTAAAGTAATTACACCAAATGCTATGGAAGCTGAAGTATTAAGTGGTATTGAAATAAAAACAATTGAAGATATGAAAAAAGCTGCAAAGAAAATCGCTGAACTTGGTCCTAAAGCAGTAGTTATAAAAGGGGGCCATATAGAATCTGGTGATAAAGCTATTGATATCGTTTATGTAAATGGTGAAATTAAAGAATTTATTAATAAAAAGATTGAAACAAAAAATACACATGGTACTGGCTGTAGTTTTTCAGCAGCAATTACGGCAGAAATTGCAAAAGGAAAATCTATAATCGAGGCTATAAAAACTGCAAAAGAATTTATTACTATTGCAATAGAATATGGATTACCAATAGGTAAAGGTTTTGGTCCAGTTAATCCAAGTGCATGGATACAAATACCAGCTGAAAAATATCTCATATTAGAAAACCTCTCAAAAGCAATAGAACTTTTAGAATCTCATAAAGAAGTTTTAAAATTAATACCAGAAGTTCAAAGCAATATTGTAATGGCTTTACCAAAACCTTACGCAAAAACAATAAAAGATGTTGCTGGTATTCCTGGTAGAATAGTAAAATTTAAGGATAGAGTCAAAGCTGTAGGAAATCCAGAATTTGAAGCATCTTCTCATGTAGCTAGAATACTTCTTAAAGTTATGGAGTATGATCAAAACATTAGAGCTGCGATGAATATAAAATATTCTCAAGAAATACTGGAAGCTTGTAAAAAATTAGGTTTTACTATTTCATTTTTTGATAGAAAAGAAGAGCCAATGGAAATAAAATCTATTGAAGGAGCTACTTTACAATGGGGAGTTGAAGATGCGATTAAAAAGATTGGTAAAGTCCCAGATATAATATATGATCTTGGTGAAGTAGGAAAAGAGCCAATGATTAGAATATTTGATAAAGATGCAATAAGTGTAGCAAAAAAAGTTATAGCAATTGCAATGGAGTTGAAATAA
- the tpiA gene encoding triose-phosphate isomerase codes for MARVEYPIIVVNFKTYSESLGEKGVRLAKIAEHVSKSTGVCIGVAPQFIDLFEIANIVEIPVFAQHMDPYEPGAYTGSITAESIKSSGAVGTLLNHSEKRMKLADIEAAILRARNNGLITLVCTNNVMVSKAIAVLNPDMIAVEPPELIGTGIPVSKAKPEIVSGTVFEIRKINKKTHILCGAGISTGEDVRAAIDLGTEGVLLASGVVKAKDPEKVLFEMASAAISKK; via the coding sequence ATGGCTAGAGTAGAATATCCAATAATAGTTGTTAATTTTAAAACATATAGCGAATCGCTTGGAGAAAAAGGTGTTAGGCTTGCAAAAATAGCTGAGCATGTTAGTAAAAGTACAGGAGTTTGCATAGGGGTAGCTCCACAATTTATTGATTTATTTGAAATAGCAAATATAGTTGAAATACCTGTTTTTGCTCAACATATGGACCCATATGAACCTGGAGCATATACTGGATCTATTACAGCTGAAAGTATTAAATCTTCAGGTGCTGTTGGAACACTATTAAATCATTCGGAAAAAAGAATGAAGTTAGCAGATATAGAAGCTGCAATTTTAAGAGCAAGAAATAATGGTTTAATAACACTTGTATGTACGAATAATGTAATGGTAAGTAAAGCAATTGCGGTTCTTAATCCTGACATGATTGCTGTTGAACCTCCAGAATTAATAGGGACAGGAATACCTGTTTCAAAAGCTAAACCAGAAATAGTATCTGGAACAGTCTTTGAGATAAGAAAAATAAATAAGAAAACCCATATACTTTGTGGAGCAGGGATATCGACAGGAGAAGATGTAAGAGCAGCTATAGATTTAGGAACTGAAGGAGTATTACTTGCAAGTGGAGTAGTAAAAGCAAAAGATCCTGAAAAAGTATTATTTGAAATGGCTAGTGCAGCAATATCTAAAAAATAA